GGCAGGAACAGCCACCACGTCACCCGGGCGTACCCTCCTGATGACGATGAGCTGGAGGGTGCCTTTTTCCGGGGCAGGATCATCTCAGGTCTCCAGGTGGGTTCCCCACGGTGCTGGATTCCCGAACGACGAGGTGGGGCGTCACCGTCACGGTGTTCACTTCAGCATTCCCTCCTCCCGTGAGCCGGTCCAGCAGCATCCCTGCCGCAATTTGCCCACGTTCCCGGGCAAGCAGGGACACACTCGTCAGACTCGGCGTGCAGATAAGACCCTCTGGAATATCGTCCATGCCGACAACCGCCACATCATCAGGGGCGCGCCGTTTCAGTTCCCGCAGGCACTTCATGGCGCCTATGGCAATCAGATCGTTGGCGCAGAACAACGCGTCAATATCAGGATGTTTCGTCAGCAGGGCCATGGCCCCCTCATACCCGCCCGCGACGCTGAACTCCGTGTTGATCAGCCGGTGGGCCCGGTCATCCAGGCCATGTTGCCGGAGGGCTTGGAGGTAGCCTCGTCCCCGGACGATGGCAGGCACGGTGTTGCGAGGGCCGTTGAGAAAGGCGATATGTTTCCGGCCCTGAGCGACAAGGTGATCTATGGCCAGCCGCACGCCGTACTCGGAGTTGACCTGCACGTTGTCGACCCTGGCGATTTCGGCGAGGCCGCCAATGACACACACGGGACCTGATGCGTGTTGCAGCGAATGTGCCAACGGCTCCGTCATGCGCAGCGAGCACAGAATCATTCCGTCGACCCGACGCTGAGTCAGGGTTTCAAGCGCGTGAATCTCCTCCTGATCATAACCATCCGTACTGATTAGAGACAGATGGTAGTGGCGTTCTTTGACCACCTGCTGTACCGCCTTAGCCATAGCCACGTACACCGGGTTGCCA
This region of Deinococcus apachensis DSM 19763 genomic DNA includes:
- a CDS encoding LacI family DNA-binding transcriptional regulator codes for the protein MASDSSTNLGVRVTIHEVARHAGVSIGTVSLALNGSPRCSAATAERVRAAAAALNYLPNHAAKSLRRQASETIALVIPDIGNPVYVAMAKAVQQVVKERHYHLSLISTDGYDQEEIHALETLTQRRVDGMILCSLRMTEPLAHSLQHASGPVCVIGGLAEIARVDNVQVNSEYGVRLAIDHLVAQGRKHIAFLNGPRNTVPAIVRGRGYLQALRQHGLDDRAHRLINTEFSVAGGYEGAMALLTKHPDIDALFCANDLIAIGAMKCLRELKRRAPDDVAVVGMDDIPEGLICTPSLTSVSLLARERGQIAAGMLLDRLTGGGNAEVNTVTVTPHLVVRESSTVGNPPGDLR